One genomic window of Halictus rubicundus isolate RS-2024b chromosome 12, iyHalRubi1_principal, whole genome shotgun sequence includes the following:
- the LOC143359993 gene encoding protein O-glucosyltransferase 2, with translation MLTKMLFSLFILLLICKEGMVVEIDPSKTIIWGPGLKPDEITMRARYIFFQLVDSNGKNLTESPGKDIISAHIQGQTSSGHACHVWLQILDCKDGNFIVRYRLHNTCFNLKLKVKMKHEPILSLEFKGPVYEEECYCPNLSMNSWIENMECSKNYTQMYNDLLPFANVDFNEIRQDIIKRYDQPESVSLCHYVVKSNKIFRRCYGKHVGFKIFMDGILLSIARKVLLPDVEFFVNLGDWPLVPKNGKNYPIFSWCGSTNTKDIVMPTYDITASSLEAMGGVMLDLLSVQGNTDTPWERKIEKLFWRGRDSCRERLDLIDISRKHPDLFNASITNFFFYKGEIDKYGPGQKHVSFFNFFEYKYQLNIDGSVAAYRFPYLLAGDSVVLKQKSKYYEFFYNDVVPGKHYVPVKSDLSDLVEKITWAKKHDKDALEIAKAARQFARDNLLPRDVLCYHVVLFNEWNKRLKSKVKVLDNMEEVLQPNHSCKCYNEKLREEL, from the exons ATGTTGACAAAAATGCTATTTTCGCTGTTTATATTATTGCTTATTTGCAAAGAAGGAATGGTTGTTGAAATTGATCCGTCCAAAACAATCATCTGGGGTCCTGGATTAAAACCAGATGAAATAACAATGCGAGCGCGATACATTTTCTTTCAACTTGTTGATTCGAATGGAAAAAA tttAACAGAATCACCGGGGAAAGACATAATTTCTGCTCATATACAAGGCCAAACTTCATCTGGACATGCATGCCATGTCTGGCTACAAATTTTGGATTGCAAGGATGGAAATTTTATTGTGAGATATAGATTGCATaatacttgtttcaatttaaaattaaaagttaAAATGAAACATGAGCCTATTCTTTCATTGGAATTCAAAG GTCCTGTTTATGAAGAAGAATGTTATTGCCCAAATCTTTCGATGAACAGTTGGATAGAAAATATGGAATGTTCAAAAAATTATACACAGATGTACAATGATTTGCTACCTTTTGCTAAtgtagattttaatgaaatacgtCAAGATATTATAAAAAGATATGATCAACCAGAAAGTGTTAGCCTTTGTCATTACGTAGTTAAATCCAATAAG ATTTTTAGACGGTGTTATGGCAAACACGTTGGCTTCAAAATATTTATGGATGGCATTTTATTGTCAATCGCTCGGAAAGTTCTTTTGCCAGACGTAGAATTTTTTGTGAATCTGGGAGATTGGCCACTCGTACCCAAAAATGGTAAAAACTATCCAATTTTTTCTTGGTGTGGTTCCACCAATACAAAGGATATTGTTATGCCAACTTACGACATTACTGCATCATCTTTAGAGGCAATGGGAGG GGTAATGTTAGATTTGCTATCTGTACAAGGTAACACAGACACACCAtgggagagaaagatagagaaacTGTTTTGGCGAGGACGTGATTCTTGTCGAGAACGACTAGATCTAATAGACATTTCAAGGAAACATCCTGATTTGTTTAATGCTTCAATTaccaatttctttttctataaGGGTGAGATAGACAAGTATGGCCCTGGACAAAAGCATGTatcgttttttaattttttcgag TATAAATATCAGCTAAATATCGACGGCAGTGTAGCTGCATACAGATTTCCGTATTTGCTCGCTGGAGATTCCGTGGTACTTAAACAGAAATCAAAGTATTACGAATTCTTTTATAATGATGTAGTACCTGGTAAACACTACGTGCCTGTAAAAAGTGACTTGTCAGATCTCGTTGAAAAAATCACATGGGCTAAGAAACACGATAAAGATGCGTTAGAAATAGCTAAGGCTGCTAGGCAGTTCGCAAGAGACAATTTGCTACCTCGTGATGTATTATGTTATCACGTAGTTCTATTCAAT